In Hippoglossus hippoglossus isolate fHipHip1 chromosome 24, fHipHip1.pri, whole genome shotgun sequence, a single genomic region encodes these proteins:
- the nhsl1b gene encoding NHS-like protein 1 isoform X2, whose protein sequence is MPFNQRVVEPRRVSRLSARDVWIRGEEAGRRKLRGPVLFSSLDDVCCHTFTNIIRQLSDLSRHASDIFLGIEMEAGMVLRRSCRIQGRLQILQDEVLELDPKKVKIPVSNLDEESKWTVHYTAPWHQQENVFLPGSRPPCVEDLHRQAKVNLKTALRECDKLRKDGFRSSQYYSQGPIFSDPLQSISSLQDDEEDENDKKSTASSAEDDKSQLSMRPQTPLGGDEVSEVDGQVIWNKAPPLPTPEEKMRLAAQAVPTDIIPINVTGAVFDRQASIRRSLINTDTVSRRPKKVKRRKTISGLPDNINWELAKGRGGELRPHSMFIPGQYSTLGRVRSVNSTLSRSVTRDSSCQTEEIKVVPPSMRRIRAQRGQGIAAQMAGISTSSSTGSISISSSDSSGILMLPHQFNGDPSRFHSLPRPGARVSLSADPIYSSTPIRSEEQTMTQRQIGKLQVDNTVVHMRNAPRTGTLPRPKSQEVRRSQSSEWGGGPACVVSPHAAYSTSVIPNATLSCSTEVITLNTSGLHPHSSASVYPTNRALSLASLSNTDPLISSQAAFSHSSTYPALATSTPTHTPQGDGPVVAAPASESGHSDSSIHSHSTLAPTPPSCLPEEQWIYDTPENVVVPHRTLTSSCSTPINQLYNSLEHSSRTTTDSSSVYSQDNDGYFTSMHMDSGLRSRSHGSGHGAAAGRATRHSMYECREMANQEDSASLYSDRSLSRSISLRKSKKPPLPPARTDSLRRKPGAKKPLGGVSAISGANEANGAMLNETLIASLQQSLQMGLRGGKGKGASPSSPSHSPSSDYDDPWVLRPRSQSSVSAGSSAASLVANANCGGVSNVYSLCHVTPAHSDTSSLRSEYADSWGYYMDYPRNHGDQRAQTPPATDNMTAGPHMGELQNGGEIHRNSQAPGAPGQEGGVAVKPKTSTSSPDRVHRLTSPSSGYSSQSNTPTAGTPVPSFVRSMSPSTRPKPRVPERKSSLLSSVSMSSSSTSLSSNTSDSLKSLGPPAPLPPLPLSSSAPNTPLSPPPPFPAPLPPSSSAGSTTPPPAPPLPTTPQGTSLTPLPACSISPEFPPPPSPETLIHPSLSFNGSFSPPPPPPPPMPSCGPPPPPPLPTFSPPSSSRSLVKAAKDAPKPAISSSPTKSAKPLITPFALQSVQLRSIKRQGKEINGKSDHTTAQETGVDLPRSPQTLEKSHSQEYPTVIPVFTSSPEDDSRNSSPSPVSKLLEELTLNCNITEDTPDSAALNGKAEDQSHFLSNRRETEEAQESLPSPPEISQSTPVKQKPPAISKKPKLSFLSQFSSQLINEQAPAQCEDTSSLSRTEDQVDALQRQTKEEEKEREQQEEGEISEISESLAESSEASTEIQDEYRVSTPASQETSLDNGPCPNGEAHEEEYEEGDGTSSTSGSISSREDDSGEVFESSTAESSPAPSTNGASKENMVTPSPNRPRTTEDLFAAIHRSKRKILGRKESEEDKSQAGTHPPSPPTTPTATSPGSVSSLSRQTSSIQRNLRKSSTSSDTFKALLLKKGSRSETSFRMSAAEMLRSTDPRSQRPRSDSVFDPPAASPSPPTTPHSPCSSPSRSKRAMDEWSRYEALALSSPPSSSSSFQMSGYKYGRSRTPPSAASSKYNARCRILSSPMTVICEREGELAESEYGDTAETLSAPAVRTLPVLRGSNGTLFDESSS, encoded by the exons CGGTGTCTAACCTTGATGAGGAGAGCAAGTGGACGGTTCACTACACGGCTCCGTGGCACCAGCAGGAGAACGTCTTCCTACCAGGCAGCCGGCCGCCCTGCGTAGAGGACCTCCACCGCCAGGCCAAAGTTAACCTCAAGACTGCCCTGCGAG AATGTGACAAGTTGAGGAAAGATGGTTTCCGCAGCTCGCAGTACTACTCTCAGGGTCCCATCTTTTCTGACCCGCTTCAGTCCATCAGCAGCCTGCAGGATGACGAGGAGGATGAAAATGACAAGAAG TCCACAGCTTCATCGGCGGAGGATGATAAATCCCAGCTCTCCATGAGGCCTCAGACCCCACTGGGAGGGGATGAAGTGTCTGAGGTAGACGGACAGGTGATATGGAACAAGGCCCCACCCCTCCCCACGCcggaggagaagatgaggctGGCAGCCCAGGCCGTGCCCACAGACATAATTCCCATCAACGTCACAG GGGCAGTGTTTGACCGACAGGCGAGCATCCGGCGCTCCCTCATTAACACTGACACCGTGTCCCGCCGGCCCAAGAAGGTCAAACGCAGAAAGACTATATCAGGGCTGCCTGACAACATCAACTGGGAGCTAG CAAAAGGACGTGGTGGAGAGCTCCGGCCTCATTCCATGTTCATCCCGGGACAGTACTCCACGTTGGGCCGCGTTCGGAGTGTCAACTCAACGCTCTCGCGCTCAGTCACCAGAGACTCAAGCTGccaaacagaagaaataaaggtTGTACCCCCGTCCATGAGAAGAATCCGGGCGCAGAGAGGACAAGGAATTGCTGCTCAGATGGCGGGCATTTCTACTTCCTCCTCGACAGGAAGTATATCCATCTCCAGCAGTGACAGCTCCGGGATCTTGATGCTGCCACATCAGTTTAACGGAGACCCTTCCCGTTTCCACAGTCTGCCTCGACCGGGCGCCAGGGTGTCCCTCAGTGCTGATCCCATCTACAGCAGCACCCCCATCAGGTCAGAGGAGCAAACAATGACTCAGAGGCAGATTGGAAAGCTTCAGGTTGATAATACAGTGGTGCACATGAGAAACGCCCCAAGGACGGGAACTCTGCCCAGGCCCAAGTCTCAGGAAGTGAGGCGGTCACAGTCCAGTGAGTGGGGTGGGGGTCCGGCGTGTGTGGTTTCCCCACATGCCGCCTATTCCACCTCAGTCATCCCCAATGCCACCCTGTCATGCTCCACTGAGGTCATCACGCTCAACACCTCCGGTCTGCACCCCCACTCCTCAGCCTCAGTTTATCCCACAAACCGAGCACTCAGTCTGGCTTCTCTCTCTAACACTGACCCTCTGATCTCAAGTCAAGCAGCCTTCAGCCACAGCTCCACCTACCCAGCACTGGCCACGTCCACCCCCACTCATACACCACAGGGTGATGGTCCGGTTGTTGCTGCACCCGCTAGCGAGTCAGGGCACTCGGACAGCAGCATACACAGCCATAGCACCTTGGCTCCCACGCCTCCATCCTGTCTGCCGGAGGAGCAGTGGATATACGACACGCCAGAAAACGTGGTGGTCCCTCACCGCACTCTtacctccagctgctccactccCATCAACCAGCTGTACAACAGCCTGGAACACTCCTCCAGGACCACTACTGATTCCAGCTCTGTCTATTCCCAGGACAACGATGGATACTTCACCTCTATGCACATGGACTCTGGCCTGCGCTCTCGCAGCCATGGCAGTGGGCATGGCGCAGCAGCTGGCCGGGCCACCAGACACAGCATGTACGAGTGCCGAGAGATGGCCAATCAGGAGGACTCTGCAAGCTTGTACAGTGATCGCTCTCTGTCCCGCAGCATCTCCCTTCGCAAGTCTAAGAAGCCGCCGCTGCCCCCAGCCCGTACCGACTCTCTGAGACGCAAGCCTGGTGCGAAAAAGCCCCTCGGAGGGGTTAGCGCCATAAGTGGTGCCAACGAAGCAAATGGTGCCATGCTTAATGAGACTCTAATTGCCAGTTTGCAGCAGAGCCTACAGATGGGGCTcaggggaggaaaaggaaagggCGCTTCACCATCTTCACCCTCTCACAGTCCTAGCAGTGACTACGATGACCCCTGGGTGCTACGGCCACGCAGTCAGAGCAGCGTCAGCGCGGGAAGCTCCGCAGCATCACTTGTAGCTAATGCAAACTGCGGCGGTGTGTCTAACGTGTACTCACTATGCCACGTGACGCCTGCTCACAGCGACACCAGCAGCTTACGTTCCGAATACGCCGATTCCTGGGGTTACTACATGGACTACCCTCGTAACCATGGAGACCAGAGGGCACAGACCCCTCCAGCCACAGATAACATGACAGCTGGGCCTCACATGGGCGAACTACAAAACGGAGGTGAGATTCACAGAAACAGCCAGGCGCCAGGCGCTCCGGGGCAAGAGGGAGGGGTGGCAGTGAAGCCCAAAACGTCGACTTCCTCTCCGGACAGGGTGCACAGACTGACCTCCCCATCCAGCGGCTACTCCAGCCAGTCCAACACCCCCACGGCCGGGACCCCGGTGCCGTCGTTCGTCAGGTCCATGTCCCCCTCCACCCGGCCCAAACCCAGAGTGCCCGAGAGGAAatcctcactcctctcctctgtgtccatgtcctcctcttccacctccctctcctccaacACCTCGGACTCGCTGAAGAGCTTGGGTCCCCCAGCACCGCTTCcaccgctccctctctcctcctcagctcccaACACCCCTCTCAGCCCACCTCCACCTTTCCCAGCCCCCCTACCGCCAAGTTCGAGCGCAGGATCCACCACACCTCCGCCAGCTCCCCCCTTGCCAACCACTCCACAGGGAACTTCTCTAACCCCACTTCCTGCTTGCTCCATCTCCCCAGaattccctcctcctccatcccctgAAACACTAATTCACCCGAGTTTGTCCTTCAATGGAAGCTTCagtccccccccaccacctcctcctcctatgCCCTCCTGTGgaccccctccacctcctcccctgcCTACTTtttctccaccttcctcctcccGATCTCTTGTGAAGGCAGCGAAGGATGCTCCCAAACCAGCTATTTCCAGCAGCCCCACAAAGAGCGCTAAGCCCCTGATTACCCCGTTTGCACTACAGAGCGTTCAGCTACGCTCAATCAAGCGGCAAGGGAAGGAAATTAATGGCAAATCAGACCACACCACAGCTCAGGAAACTGGGGTGGACCTCCCTCGCAGTCCACAGACCCTGGAGAAATCTCACTCCCAGGAGTATCCCACTGTGATACCCGTGTTTACCAGCTCTCCAGAGGATGATTCCCGTAATTCCTCACCGTCACCTGTGTCAAAGCTCTTAGAAGAGTTAACATTAAACTGCAATATCACTGAAGACACACCAGATAGTGCTGCCTTGAATGGAAAAGCTGAGGATCAGAGTCACTTTCTCtcaaacagaagagaaacagaggaagcgCAGGAATCATTGCCAAGCCCCCCAGAGATCTCCCAAAGCACGCCTGTGAAACAGAAGCCCCCAGCCATCTCCAAGAAACCCAaactctcttttctctcacagtTTAGCTCCCAGCTAATCAATGAACAGGCTCCAGCTCAGTGTGAGGATACAAGCAGCCTGTCCCGAACAGAGGACCAAGTAGATGCTCTGCAAAGACAGacaaaggaggaagagaaagagagggagcaacaggaggagggggagattTCAGAAATCTCTGAATCATTAGCAGAGAGCAGTGAAGCATCCACGGAAATCCAGGACGAGTACCGCGTCTCTACTCCTGCAAGCCAGGAGACGAGTCTCGACAATGGGCCGTGCCCCAACGGAGAGGCCCACGAAGAGGAATACGAGGAGGGGGATGGAACAAGCAGCACGTCTGGATCCATCAGCTCCAGGGAGGACGACTCAG GTGAGGTGTTTGAATCCAGCACGGCTGAATCGTCTCCGGCCCCGTCGACCAACGGGGCGTCTAAGGAGAACATGGTGACCCCCTCTCCCAACCGGcccagaaccacagaggaccTCTTTGCTGCCATTCACAG GTCGAAGCGCAAGATCCTGGGTCGCAAGGAGTCTGAGGAGGACAAGTCTCAAGCTGGGACCCACCCGCCGtctccccccaccacccctaCAGCCACGTCCCCGGGGAGCGTGTCCTCTTTGTCCCGGCAGACGAGCTCCATCCAACGCAACCTCCGGAAGTCGTCCACCAGCAGCGACACTTTCAAGGCCCTGCTCCTCAAGAAGGGCAGCCGCTCTGAGACCAGCTTCAGGATGTCTGCAGCCGAGATGCTCCGCTCCACTGACCCTCGATCCCAGCGGCCGCGGTCTGACTCGGTGTTTGACCCCCCTGCCGCCTCGCCCTCCCCCCCGACCACACCACACAGCCCCTGCTCCTCCCCCAGTCGCAGTAAACGGGCAATGGACGAGTGGAGCCGCTACGAAGCCCTGGCTCTGTCCTCGCCACCGTCATCGTCATCGTCCTTTCAGATGAGCGGGTATAAGTACGGGCGCTCTCGCACACCCCCCTCTGCCGCCAGCAGCAAGTACAACGCCCGCTGCCGAATCCTCAGCAGCCCAATGACAGTTATCTGCGAGCGTGAGGGGGAGTTGGCTGAGAGCGAGTACGGCGACACGGCGGAAACTCTGTCTGCGCCTGCGGTCCGGACTCTCCCGGTGCTCCGAGGCTCCAACGGCACTTTATTTgacgagagcagcagctaa